GCGGATGCCATATAAATATTCATCACGACCCGCTTCTGTGCGATACCGCACAGAAGTCTTGGGCAAGAGCGGCTAGCATGCAGCAAGTTGGAGTTGGTTTCGCATTGTCGTCGACAACCATGACTCTGGCCCTGGTTATCGAACTGGAGGTCACAAAATGAAAATTCGCTATGTATTCATGGTGCTGGGGATGTTGTTGTACTCGATGGCATCCTCCGCTGCTCAGGTGAGCGTCGGCATTTCGCTGCCAAACGTAAGCATCGGAATCAACCTGCCGGCATACCCGCAACTCGTCCGCGTGCCAGGTTACCCGGTCTACTATGCGCCACGGCTGGAAGCCAACTTCTTTTTTTACGACAGCATGTACTGGGTTTACCAGGACGATAACTGGTACGCGAGTTCCTGGTACAACGGCCCCTGGGGGCTCGTGGCGCCGGAGTTTGTGCCTGTGTTCATCCTGCGAATTCCCGTGAGTTACTACCGCCAGCCGCCTGCGTATTTCCGTGGATGGCAGTCTGATGCGCCGCCACGTTGGGGTGATCACTGGGGCCGTGATTGGGAGCAGCGCAGAGGCGGCTGGGACAGGTGGGACCGCCGCGCGGCCCCGGCCCCGGCTCCGCTGCCAAGCTACCAGCGAAAATATTCAGGGGATCGCTATCCCCGCCAACTGGAGCAACAACAGCAGCTCCAGCAGCGGAATTACCGTTACCAGGCGCGTGACCCGGTAGTGCAGCAACACTATCAGGAACGGGCGGGGCAAAGAGCTCCGGCCCAACGGGAAATGCAGGTTCGCCCGGAAGTTCAGGATCGTGGGCAGCAGCCACAGCCAAGGCTGGACCCGCGTGAGCAGCAGGCGCCAAAATCGCAGGGGCGGGAAGAAAAACAGCAAGGCAAGGACGCCACGCGCGAGCAGAAACGCAAACAAGAGCAGGAGCAGGAGCGGGGTCGTGGCCGCAATGAGTAACAAGCTTATGTGCGACACCGCACAGACCGTATTTGATTTTGCGATTAACCTGCAATCATCAAATCAGGAGGTTTTATGAAAACACCCCAAATACTAATCGCAGTCTTTCTCGCTACGTCAGCCCTGATGAGTGGTTGCGCGAATACCTATTCTCCCCCCGTGTCATCCGCACCATCCTATTCCAATACCACTTATGGCGTGATCGATGCGATCGAGATCACTCGTGAGAGCAGCAGCGGGATAGGCGGCAGCGGGATAGGCGCTGGCGCCGTCATCGGCGGTGTCGTGGGCGGAGTGCTCGGACACCAGGTCGGTGAAGGCACAGGCAAGGATGTCGCGACCGTGGCCGGCGTGGTAGGTGGCGCAATGGCCGGACACCAGATAGAAAAGAGTAACAGGCAGCAACAAGATGCATATCGCATACGGGTGCGCCTTGACAACGGCGGGTATCAAACCGTGACGCTGCAGAGCATAGGCGACTTGCGCGTCGGAGACCGGGTCCGTGTCGAGAATGACCGCGTGTCTCGCTACTAACACGTAATGAATTGCCGGCGGCCCGCTGCGCGACCGGATTTAAAGTTTCAGTTTAACAAAGGGAAATAACATGAAAACCTCACGAATCATTCTTAATGCGCTGGCCATGGCTTCTTTAACCTTCGCTGGCATGGCTTCCGCCCATGAAGTCGCCAAGGAAGGTTACCTGATCGATACCCGCGGCAATGTGGTCAAGAACAATTACAACGAGTGCTGGAAAACCGGCTACTGGACACCGGCCATGGCGATTGCAGAATGCGATCCGGATCTGATCAAGAAAGAAGAGCCAAAAATGGCTGAAGCCAAGGTCCCCGCTGTAGTCCCTGCCACCGGCCCGGAAAAAGCGGCTTTCGCCGCCATTACCCTGCAAGCCGAAACGCTGTTTGACTTCGACAAGTCTGTCATCCGCGCTGACGGCCAGAAAATTCTGGACGATGAAGTCGTTAGCAAGATGAAGCAATATCCGCAAGTCGAAGTGGTACTGGTGACCGGCCACGCCGACCGCATCGGTACCGATGCCTACAATCAGAAGCTCTCCCAGCGCCGTGCAGATGCTGTTAAGGCTTACCTGGTTGGCCAGGGCATTGAAGACAAGCGCATTGAAACCGCGGCCAAAGGCGAGGCCGCGCCGGTTGTTCCCTGTGATGACGTGAAGGGCAAAGTCAGCGGCAAGAACAAGAAGCTGGTCGAGTGCCTGCAACCCAATCGCCGTGTCATGGTGGAAGTAAGGGTTCAGAAGCCAACCCAGAAGTAAAGCTCGCCCCCAAATGTTCCGCAGGAAGTAAAGGCCAGCCAATTCATTTTTGGTTGGCCTTTTGTTTTTATTGCGGCATGGAT
The nucleotide sequence above comes from Sulfuricella sp.. Encoded proteins:
- a CDS encoding glycine zipper 2TM domain-containing protein: MKTPQILIAVFLATSALMSGCANTYSPPVSSAPSYSNTTYGVIDAIEITRESSSGIGGSGIGAGAVIGGVVGGVLGHQVGEGTGKDVATVAGVVGGAMAGHQIEKSNRQQQDAYRIRVRLDNGGYQTVTLQSIGDLRVGDRVRVENDRVSRY
- a CDS encoding OmpA family protein, producing MKTSRIILNALAMASLTFAGMASAHEVAKEGYLIDTRGNVVKNNYNECWKTGYWTPAMAIAECDPDLIKKEEPKMAEAKVPAVVPATGPEKAAFAAITLQAETLFDFDKSVIRADGQKILDDEVVSKMKQYPQVEVVLVTGHADRIGTDAYNQKLSQRRADAVKAYLVGQGIEDKRIETAAKGEAAPVVPCDDVKGKVSGKNKKLVECLQPNRRVMVEVRVQKPTQK